CACCACGCCGAGTCGGAGCTGTAGTCGGAGTACCGGGTCGAGCCCTTGACCGGGTTCATGATATCCGGCAGGCTCTTCATGGAGGCCCAGAGCGGCGTCAGGTACGCCGTGTCGGGCGCGCCGTAGCCGAACCACGCAACGCCCTTGATCTGCTCGGGCAGGTCGGCCTTCACTTGGCAGACGTGCACGTACGTGCAGCGGTGCATGTTAATGCTCCGTTCCCACGTCGCTTTCGGGTCCGATTCGCTGCTGTTGGCGTAGCGGAGCGGGTCGCCCCACGGGCCGGCCGCCGGGCCTTTGCTCAGGTCGTACGGCGTGCCCTCGTACCAGTCGGAGCTGATGCGCAGGACGTCGGCGACGGAAATTTTCTTGTCCGGCTTGACGGACATGGGCTGAACTTCGTCGTCGGCGCCGCCTTTGTAGGTCTGAGGGGCCAGCAGCGACAAGGCGCGCCACTCCCGTCTCATCGAGTAGAGGCCGATGTTGGGGGCGAATACGTCAGCCGGGCTGAAATCCTTTTCGTTCGCGTCTTTCTTGGAGATAAAGCCCTGCTCAACCGCGTAGCTGATGATATCGGGCGCGGCCATGACGTTGTCCTTGTCGGTCAGGTCCAAGTGGCGCAGCCGGGCGCGGTTGGCCGCGACGAACACCTGATCGTCCGGAAGCCGCCACGCGGCCCACATCTTGTTGCCGTAGAACTCGATAATCCAAACTTCGTTCCCGTCGGTGATCGGCATGGTCTCGCCGGAGTCGCCCCAGCCGTACTGGCTGACGAGATCTCCCATGACCTTAACTGCCTCGCGGGCGGTTGCGCACCGCTCCAAGGCGACGTCTTGGACCACAAAGGCGTCCATCGGGCCGAACGTATTGGTGTTCATCACGGCGCAGACTTTTTTGCTCCGCTCGTCGGTCTCGTCGGGCCAGAAGGTGGATTCGCTCATGGCTAATCCTTTTTCGTTGATGAACGAGTAGTTGGCGGCCAAATAGCGGAACGTGTGAGGAACCTGCGGGATCCTGAACACCGGCTGAGCGCCCGGCGTGCCGTGGCGGCCCATGATGACGTCCCGCTGAGAGTCCTTCGGCCAGTCGGCTGCCGGCACGATGTAGGTCGCAAACGTGTCGCCGTACGAGTCGCAGGTGTGGCTGACCATCGCGCTGCCGTCAACGGAGGCGTTTTTGCCCACGCCCAGCACGGTGCACCCGAAGGCGCTGGCTGTCATGGCTGTCAGAAGTATTCCTGCTGCAAGGAATTTCTTCATAAACGAATCTCTCCCTTCGTGAAATATGTCCGATTTGCCTCTCGGACCATCCAATTTATTATCCTCTTCTCAGTAAAAAAGCAAAGAGGCTCAATATTGGCGAATTATTTAGTCTTTATGAGGCAGAAACGAAAAACTCCGGCTTCTGAGTTAGGTCAGAAGCCGGAGTTTTTTGAAGGGCTCAGTTCTTTTCGGTCCGCAGCGTCAGCTCGTCGCCTGAGGCGTCCACCACCAGAGCGGCGTTCTCCGCCGGGCCGTTGGCGATCAGGTAGCGGGCCACGAGAGTTTCCAAGTTGTGGCTGATGTACCGTTTCAGCGGCCGAGCGCCATACGACGGCTCGTAGCTCTGCCGAATGATCAGGTCGAGAGCCTCATCGGTGACCCGCAGGACGGTCG
This is a stretch of genomic DNA from Jonquetella anthropi DSM 22815. It encodes these proteins:
- a CDS encoding dipeptidase — its product is MKKFLAAGILLTAMTASAFGCTVLGVGKNASVDGSAMVSHTCDSYGDTFATYIVPAADWPKDSQRDVIMGRHGTPGAQPVFRIPQVPHTFRYLAANYSFINEKGLAMSESTFWPDETDERSKKVCAVMNTNTFGPMDAFVVQDVALERCATAREAVKVMGDLVSQYGWGDSGETMPITDGNEVWIIEFYGNKMWAAWRLPDDQVFVAANRARLRHLDLTDKDNVMAAPDIISYAVEQGFISKKDANEKDFSPADVFAPNIGLYSMRREWRALSLLAPQTYKGGADDEVQPMSVKPDKKISVADVLRISSDWYEGTPYDLSKGPAAGPWGDPLRYANSSESDPKATWERSINMHRCTYVHVCQVKADLPEQIKGVAWFGYGAPDTAYLTPLWASMKSLPDIMNPVKGSTRYSDYSSDSAWWAAIRLQHIAEMRYQDARKEIHAVRDPKLAALYHLVPAVQQVAADLIKKGDVDGALDVITDFGCAQALDWHATWLALGDRLFSTYALGTTHMKKAPYPDWWNKQIGFGPVERQKKQ